From the Arvicola amphibius chromosome 2, mArvAmp1.2, whole genome shotgun sequence genome, one window contains:
- the Tmem213 gene encoding transmembrane protein 213: protein MHSLRTGVTSNTTHTGPRVPNPGHPCANMAQTGVSLCSPGYLTSAPQATLLFSLVLASFHLSCGTEASSGNSTLSIHHPDPGTLEHCANVDFCPLASLCCRASVDEYGWIAAAVGWSLWFLTLILLCVDKLMKLTPEEPKDLAA, encoded by the exons ATGCACTCCCTTAG GACAGGAGTCACCTCGAACACAACGCACACAGGACCCAGGGTCCCCAACCCGGGGCACCCCTGTGCCAACATGGCCCAGACAGGTGTCTCCCTCTGCAGCCCTGGGTACCTCACCTCTGCCCCGCAGGCCACCCTGCTCTTCAGCCTGGTCCTCGCCTCCTTCCACTTGTCCTGCGGTACAG AAGCTAGCAGCGGCAACTCAACCCTGAGTATACACCACCCAGACCCTGGGACCCTGGAGCACTGTGCCA ATGTGGACTTCTGCCCACTAGCCTCGCTGTGCTGCCGAGCTTCAGTGGATGAGTACGGCTGGATTGCTGCGGCGGTTGGCTGGAGTCTCTGGTTCCTCACCCTCATCCTGCTGTGTGTAGACAAACTGATGAAATTAACTCCAGAGGAGCCCAAAGACCTGGCAGCGTGA